The window TTCAATTTTAATCTGCATATGTCGATTATAAAATTCGATAAAGTAATCAATAAGTGGAGTAATATCTTCTTTCCGGTCAGATAATCGTGGTAAATCTAATTGAAAGACACTTAATCGATAATACAAGTCTTCACGTAATAAATTTTCTTTCACTAATTTATCAGGATTATCATTAGTAGCGGCTATTACACGTATATTTAAGTGAATATCCTGTTTTCCACCAACTCGACGGATGAGCTTGTCTTCAATTACCCTCAATAGTTTAGCTTGAAGTTTAATATCGAAAGCACTAATTTCGTCCAAAAAGATAGTTCCACCATTTGCTTGCTCTAAAATTCCAAGGAAATCAGGTGTTCCAGTAAAAGTATCTTTTTCAGTTCCGAATAGTATATGTTCTAACAAAGAAGAAGGTATTTCAGCACATTTTATCGAAACAAATGGTTGAGTATACCGATTACTTAAATTATGAATGGACTGTGCAACAATTTCTTTTCCAGTTCCCGTTTCCCCGTTTATTAAAATTGTGGAATCCGTACTAGAAACTTTTTTAATTTTATTCTTTATTTCTTCCATAATATTACTTTGAGATACAAGATTGTCGATTGTATAAATGGTATTATTTTTGCGATACATTTTATGGCTAGCAAACTGGTCCAGTAATTGTATATTTTCTTTTTGATAGTAGTGCTTTGAAAATTCTATAGCTCCTACGATTGAAGTTCCATTATGAAGAGGAAAAGTAGAACTTTTCGAAATATATGTAAACCCATTATTGGATGTCAGTTGTTGTTTGATATTCCATAAAGGTTCACCGGTTTTTAAAACTGTCATTAACGTACTTTCTTCAATTGGTAAGTTTTTATAAAAGGATGTAACGCTTTTTCTTAAAAACTCTTCTGGTTTGAGCCCAATATGCTTCAAAATATGTAAATCAGCTAAATCGTAGAAAATTGTAATACCATTTTGATCTACAACTAACACATTATCATACTCAGGTAAATGTTTGAGTTCTTTGAAATTCATGTGTCTATCGATCCTTTCTTTCGCTTCAAGTAGTTCATTAAAGTGATGTACACATTAATAATTATCAACCTAGCTATTAGAATCATTATCTTATACATCCTAGCTTAGCATCACTTTCTCATAATATGAATGAACTAATTGGATAAAATCCTGAAAAATTCCAAGCTCTTCTTTAGGATTTTACTTCAAAAAAGGTACGAAAGCTATTAACCAATCC is drawn from Psychrobacillus sp. INOP01 and contains these coding sequences:
- a CDS encoding sigma-54-dependent Fis family transcriptional regulator, producing the protein MNFKELKHLPEYDNVLVVDQNGITIFYDLADLHILKHIGLKPEEFLRKSVTSFYKNLPIEESTLMTVLKTGEPLWNIKQQLTSNNGFTYISKSSTFPLHNGTSIVGAIEFSKHYYQKENIQLLDQFASHKMYRKNNTIYTIDNLVSQSNIMEEIKNKIKKVSSTDSTILINGETGTGKEIVAQSIHNLSNRYTQPFVSIKCAEIPSSLLEHILFGTEKDTFTGTPDFLGILEQANGGTIFLDEISAFDIKLQAKLLRVIEDKLIRRVGGKQDIHLNIRVIAATNDNPDKLVKENLLREDLYYRLSVFQLDLPRLSDRKEDITPLIDYFIEFYNRHMQIKIEKLDDQVKLAFQQYNWPGNVRELKNAIETAYNNASSKEINLNDIPAKIRNYSSVLEKKSFTENNFNLKDKVEEYEKNLIVIELNITGGKLAETSRRLGISKQLLKYKMEKYELR